Proteins from one Telopea speciosissima isolate NSW1024214 ecotype Mountain lineage chromosome 1, Tspe_v1, whole genome shotgun sequence genomic window:
- the LOC122645855 gene encoding protein ALP1-like, translating into MHIRQLTSHAWIFEMLNPSTHLRRFRRLFRISREHFTRLVRALKERSLIANTKNTMVEEQLSMAIFVMAHNVRNDVFQECFQHSGETVSRHFHNVLEALQTFAREMVQPPSFEETLPHIKSNRKYYPFFANCIGAIDGTHISASIPVAKQVPYRSGRKKEVTQNICVVCSFDMCFTWVWAGWEGITHDKQILWEAINIPRLKFPHPPSEKYYLVDSGYTHNPGYMAPFKNVRYRQQDFKRRQPQGVEELLNFTHSSLRTIIERSFGVLKKCFPILS; encoded by the exons ATGCACATACGCCAACTCACAAGTCATGCCTGGATATTTGAAATGCTAAACCCCAGTACACATCTAAGAAGGTTTCGAAGACTATTTCGTATATCAAGGGAGCATTTCACTAGGTTGGTACGTGCATTAAAAGAGAGAAGTTTAATAGCAAACACAAAGAACACCATGGTTGAGGAACAATTGTCAATGGCAATATTCGTGATGGCTCACAATGTTAGAAATGATGTTTTCCAAGAATGCTTTCAACATTCAGGTGAAACAGTGAGTCGTCACTTCCATAATGTATTGGAAGCACTACAAACATTTGCTAGGGAGATGGTACAACCACCATCATTTGAGGAAACACTACCTCACATCAAATCCAATCGAAAGTATTATCCATTTTTTGCCAATTGCATTGGAGCAATAGATGGAACACACATAAGTGCATCAATTCCAGTTGCAAAACAAGTTCCATATAGGTCTGgtagaaaaaaagaagttacCCAAAACATATGTGTTGTATGTTCATTTGACATGTGCTTCACTTGGGTTTGGGCTGGTTGGGAGGGAATAACACATGACAAGCAAATATTATGGGAAGCCATCAACATTCCTCGTCTGAAATTTCCCCATCCACCATCAG AAAAATACTATCTTGTTGATTCTGGATACACCCATAATCCTGGCTATATGGCTCCTTTCAAGAATGTTCGATATCGTCAACAAGATTTTAAACGTAGACAACCACAAGGAGTAGAGGAGCTACTTAATTTTACACATTCATCATTAAGAACCATTATTGAGAGATCATTTGGAGTCTTGAAAAAATGTTTTCCTATTTTAAGTTGA